From Hoeflea sp. 108:
TTGTCGCCGAGCGGCATGGAGACACCGTCCTTGAACGCCCATTCGCCTCTGGAGGTAGAGTCGGCTCGGACGTAGCTCGACAGCGCGAACGCCCGGTCGTGAGCGGATTTGTTGGCGGCCGATCCATGCACGGTCAAAAGGTTCCACATGGCGAGGTCGCCCGGCTCGAGTTCAAGCGAAACGATGTTGGCGGGGTCGATACCGACGGCGACCAGCTCCGATTCCGCAGTAACCCCCTTCATCAGCTGGCCGTGGCCCTCGTCGGACAGTCCGAGATAGCCGAGCTTGTGGCTGCCGGGGACGACCTGGAGGCAACCGTTCTCCACTGTGGCGCGGTCGACGGCCAGTCCGGTGGTGACGGTCGACTCGACGATGGCGTCGAAGTCGGCCTGGTTGCGGAAGCGGATGTCCTGGTGGAAGCGGTAGCCGGTAAGATTGGCGCCCGGCGGCTTCCAGTGGAGCTGCTGGGCGATCTGCTTGATGTCGCGCCCGATCAGCCCTTCAAGCAGCTTGAGATAGTCGGCGTTGCGCCGGAACTCCTCGAAATACCGGTTGATCCACGAGAACCAGTAAGCCTGTAGCACGTAGCGCTTGTCGAAATGTGTCTCGGGCAGGACCTGGAAGTTCAGGTTGCCATGCCGGAAGGTGGCGTGATGGCGCAGGCCCTCTTCATAGACGGCCTGCGTCTCCTTGCGCAGCCGCACCAGGTCGTCGCCATCGACGAAGCCGCGGACGATGGCATAACCTTCCTCGCGATATTGCTCTGCGGCGTCTTTCGCCTGTGCAGTTGTGATCATTTCGGTTCTTCTCCCATACCGTCCAGAGGGAGAATATCGATCGGCTGCCAGGCGATAAGTTTCTAAATCCGCAAACAACTCTGCCGAATTTCGGGACAATGAGCGGCGGAACGTCTTCCCAGCCGTTCAGTTTGGCGCGAGACGCTTGGAGATGGTTTCCGGGCCTTCCCGATAGTCGGTGAAGCCCATCCCCTGGTAGAACGCCAGTCCGCCGGTGTTTTCCTTGCGAATGGTGGCGTCGATGAAGCTGGCGCCTGCTTTTCTGGCGGCTTCCAGCGTGTTGGCGAACAGCGCCCGTCCGGCGCCCTTCTTGTGCACGCGCGGATCGACGAAGGTGGCGACAATGGCCCAGTCCGACGGCAGCTTGTCGCCTGGCCAGTCAGGGTCGGACCATTCGAGCGACTGGAACCCCAAAACCTGCTCGCCTTCCAACGCCACGAAGCAGCTGATTCCGAGTTTTGGCGCGATGAAGTAGCTGATGATGCGCTGCTCGTCGAAATGCTCGCGGTGTGCTGTCGTTCCGCCGATCTCGATGATTTCATTGAGGATTCGCGCCATCGCGCTTGCGTCTTGCGGTTGGGCGGGTCGGACATGCAGGGGCATGGATCGGTCATTCCACTGTTGGTTTGATTTGCCGGAAACTAAGCGTCCTGCAGCTGTTCTGCAAAGGCGAGGACTACGCAGCTGACATTGGCTGCGGCACTCGGCAGGTTGATGTCAGGAAGAAACGGGCCGAGGCTTCCGATCACGGGTATGTTACGAAAGTGTAATCTTCGTGCCCTTGAATCGCCACGTTCGCGGCCACAAATAGCAGTCATCGGCAGTTTTTGCCGAAGTCCGGTCTCAGGCCCGTCCCCCGCCTATCCGGACCCTGCGGCAGCCTCATCCCCCTCTCCGGGCTGCCGCACCGTTTTGAAATGTGCCGCCGTGGCCACCCCTCCACCACGGCGGCACTTTTTTGTCCGGAGTTCAGCGGTTCCCCTTTCCCTGCGCCGGCCTCTGGCCCAATCCTGCCCGCTTTGCGTTTTTCTCTTCGGCCACTAGTTTGCGCCGCAGAAGAATCGAAAGGCACCCACATGTCCGCTGTCGCACCCGTTCTCGATCGTCTCGACAAGAATCTCGACCAGAGCCTGGAGCGCCTGTTCGAGCTGCTCCGCATCAAGTCGATCTCCACCGACCCGGCCTTCTCAGCCGACTGCCGCAAGACCGCCGAGTGGCTGGTCGCCGACCTCAAGACCATCGGCTTCGACGCCAGCGTGCGCGATACGACGGGCCATCCGATGGTCGTCGCCCACCATGCCGGCCCTGCCGGCTCGCCGCATGTGCTGTTCTACGGCCATTACGACGTCCAGCCGGTCGATCCGCTTAACCTCTGGGAAGATGATCCCTTCGATCCCAAGATCAAGGAGATCGCAGGCGGCATCAAGGTCATCACCGGCCGCGGCTCGTCCGACGACAAGGGCCAGCTGATGCTGTTCGTCGAAGCATGCCGCGCCTGGAAAGAGGTGCATGGCGGCCTGCCGTGCGAGATCACCCTGCTGTTCGAGGGCGAGGAAGAGTCCGGCTCGCCGTCGTTGAAGCCGTTCCTCGAGGCCAATGCCGAGGAACTGAAGGCCGATTTTGCCATGGTCTGCGACACCGGCATGTGGGATCGCCAGACGCCGGCCATCTGCGTCGGTCTGCGCGGCCTTGTCGGCGAAGAGGTGATCGTTCACGCCGCCAACCGCGACCTGCATTCGGGCGAGTATGGCGGCGCTGCCGCCAACCCGGTGCGTATCCTCGCCAAGGTTCTCGCCGACATCCACGACGACAACGGTCGCGTCACGATCCCGGGCTTCTACGACGGCGTCGAAGAAACGCCCTCTCAGGTGCTGAAGTCGTGGGAAACCCTCGGCGAGACGGCGGAAAACTTCCTCGGCGAGATCGGCCTGTCGATCCCATCGGGCGAAAAGGGCCGCTCGGTGCTCGAGCTGACCTGGGCGCGTCCGACCGCCGAGTTCAACGGCATATCAGGCGGCTACACCGGCAAGGGCTTCAAGACGGTGATCGCGGCGGAAGCGTCGGCCAAGGTGTCGTTCCGCCTCGTGCACAAGCAGAACCCCGAGAAGATCCGCGCCGCCTTCCGCGAGTTCGTGCGTGCGCGCATTCCAGCCGACTGCAGCGTCGAGTTCCACGAGCATGGCGGCTCGCCGGCGATCCAGCTGTCCTACGACTCGCCCTTCCTCGCCAAGGCCAAGGACGCACTGTCGGATGAGTGGCCGAAGCCGGCCGTGATGCTCGCCATGGGCGGCTCGATCCCGATCGTCGGCGACTTCCAGACCTTCCTCGGCATGGAGTCGCTGCTGGTCGGTTTCGCCCTGCCTGACGATCGCATCCACTCGCCCAACGAGAAATACGACCTGGCCTCGTTCCACAAGGGCCAGCGGTCCTGGGCGCGCATTCTCGAGGCGCTCACCCGCAAGTGAGGTAGAAACCGAGGTTTCTATTGATTTTTCCTCCGATCGCGGCAAGTGAGAAGCCAAGCCGCGATCGGAGACACGCATGACCATCCGCTTCCACAAGCACGACCTTCCAGACCTTACGCATTACGATGTCGACGCCGTTGCCATCGACACAGAGACGCTGGGCCTGAACCCGCATCGTGACCGCCTCTGCGTCGTCCAGATTTCGCCGGGCGACGGCACCGCCGACGTCATCCAGATCGCGCCGGGCCAGAAGAAGGCGCCGAACCTCACGGCACTCCTGAAGAACCGCAAGGTGACGAAGCTGTTCCATTTCGGCCGCTTCGACATCGCCGTGCTTTACAATGCCTTCGGCGTGATGGCCGAGCCGGTGTTCTGCACCAAGATCGCCTCGCGCCTGACCCGCACTTACACCGATCGCCACGGCCTCAAGGACATCTGCAACGAGCTTCTGGGCGTGTCGCTGTCCAAGCAGCAGCAGTCGTCGGACTGGGCCGCCGAGACGCTGTCGCCGGAGCAGTTGGAATATGCCGCCTCCGACGTGCTCTACCTGCACCGCCTGCGCGACGTGCTCGCTGGCCGGCTGGAGCGCGAGGGCCGCGCCAGGGAGGCCGAGGCCTGCTTCCGCTTCCTGCCCACGCGCGCCAAGCTCGACCTGATGGGCTGGGGTGAAGAGGACATTTTCGCCCACAGCTGACCTGGCGCATCGGTCCGGAAATCGGAAACGGTTTCCGAAAAACTTCGAGGCGTGAATTCAACACCTGGAGCACCCCTGACGCGTCCATCCGGACGCATGGTGCGCCAAGGTCTGGGCTGGTCGATGGAACGAACCGGCCCGTTCGCCCGTTTGGGCTGCGTCGTGTCTGCGGCGCGCCCTACGTCCTCTTGGGACATGAAACCCGGTGCCGCAGCAATTTGAATCCGCGCGCGGCCCGGCTGGATATCGATCCATCGGGGCAACGCGTCAGCAAAGGACGCACAAATGGCTTCGACCCGCGAAGAAATCCAGAACGACCTCGAAGAGCAGGTTGCCCAGCTGAACAAGCAGGTGGCGCAGCTTACCAAGGCCATGTCGAAGCGCAGTGCGGCAGCCCTTGCCGAAGGTCGCGACAGTGCTGCCGAACTGTATGACGACCTGCACGGCCGCTTCGCCGATGCCATGCCCGGGATTCGCAGGCAGGCTCGGGTGGCGCAGAAGACGGCGCAGGACAATCCGTTGGCCACAGCCCTCGTCGGCGTCGCCCTGCTTGGCCTGGTGGCCGCGCTGGTGGCCCGTCGCTGACCGGTCTTGCCGCGCGGCCGGCGGTGGCTGATGCTGCGCATTCTTCCATTTCATCCAAGGGAAATCGAATGAGCACCAAGAAGCCCATCGCCACCGCACCCAGGGACGGCTCGAAGATCACCGTCTACTGGACCGACCGCGACGGCCAGGAGAACGAATCCATTGCCCAGTATCGCTCGCTGTCGCGGCTCCAGGCCGCCGGCGGGCAGTGGGACGCAAGCGACGAAGGCTGGTGGGCCTATGTCGACAGCGAAACGCAGAAGCGCATCGAGCCGCATTCCTGGGCCGCGCCCGGCGGCAAAGATCAGGACGACGAGGAAGAATAGGCGTATTCTCGGGCGTTCATCTGCCGGGGAGAAGACCCATGGCCGACAGGTCGGAGAAGGACACCCACGAATTCCTGGTTACGGCGGTCGAGCATGCCCGCGACGACAAGCTCGACGGCGTCGCGCTGATGCTGATCGATGCGCGTGGCGGCCGGGTACGCCTGCACATGCACGCCGATATCGCCGAGGTGTTGCGCGAGCATATCTCGGCGGCGCTGGCGAAGACGACAGGCCCGTAGAACTCTGTTTGCCGCCGCCTCTCTAGACGTGTCTACGCGCGACTGCCGCTGGGGCTGTTGCGAAGCCCTGCATGGGTTGGACCGCACGGCCGGCCCGGCCGGATGGAATTTTCCCGCGTGTTGCTGCCGCGCCCAAAAAATCTTCTCTGCCCTTTGAACCTTTCTCCGCGCCACAGCGACCAATCGCTGTGGACGGGCAATCGAGCCCAAAAGGAGAAAACGATGAGTGCATTGAGGAACATCCTTCTGGCGGTTGCGACAGCGTCCGTCGTCACGGCGTGCCAGTCGACAGAGATCCGGCATTGCGAGTGGAAGCCGAAGAAGCAGATCTATCTCGAAAGCAGCAACTGCTGTGATCGCAACAACCCGTCGAGCCCCTGCTACAAGGGCGGCAGCGACAAGCCGGATCGTCCGAAGCCCGACAGGCCCAACGACCCGCGCCCCGATCCGATCCCGCAGTAAAGGGCCCATAGCGGTCGCAAAAGCCGTCGGCAGGCAAGCCGACGGCTTTTGATTTTCTCAGGTGCCGGTGCACACCTGAAGGAATCTGCCACCTCAGCGACACCGTCCCGCCATTGCGCCCGCGGCTGCCAGAATCGCCACCGCCAGCGTGTACCGGGTGGCCACGAACAGCGGCGAGTCGTTGAACCAGTGGGCGGTGTAGAAGCTGGCAGCGATGCTGCCGGCGAGCAGTCCGGCCACGGCTCCCGCCAGCAGGAGTTCAGCCTGCACATATTCGGCAACCAGCGCCGATCCTGATGGCGACGCTGTCAGGCGTCGGCGAGATCGTGCGGCCGATCCTGCCGGTGCTCGGGCCCGGCACACGCTTTGCCGCCCTCGGCATCCTCGCCATGACCGCGTCATCCAGCTGACCGTTCCAGACGGCTGGGCGATTTCCATGTGCCCTTGGCAGCAATGACGCTGACGCTGGTCGTCCAT
This genomic window contains:
- a CDS encoding GNAT family N-acetyltransferase, encoding MARILNEIIEIGGTTAHREHFDEQRIISYFIAPKLGISCFVALEGEQVLGFQSLEWSDPDWPGDKLPSDWAIVATFVDPRVHKKGAGRALFANTLEAARKAGASFIDATIRKENTGGLAFYQGMGFTDYREGPETISKRLAPN
- a CDS encoding M20/M25/M40 family metallo-hydrolase — its product is MSAVAPVLDRLDKNLDQSLERLFELLRIKSISTDPAFSADCRKTAEWLVADLKTIGFDASVRDTTGHPMVVAHHAGPAGSPHVLFYGHYDVQPVDPLNLWEDDPFDPKIKEIAGGIKVITGRGSSDDKGQLMLFVEACRAWKEVHGGLPCEITLLFEGEEESGSPSLKPFLEANAEELKADFAMVCDTGMWDRQTPAICVGLRGLVGEEVIVHAANRDLHSGEYGGAAANPVRILAKVLADIHDDNGRVTIPGFYDGVEETPSQVLKSWETLGETAENFLGEIGLSIPSGEKGRSVLELTWARPTAEFNGISGGYTGKGFKTVIAAEASAKVSFRLVHKQNPEKIRAAFREFVRARIPADCSVEFHEHGGSPAIQLSYDSPFLAKAKDALSDEWPKPAVMLAMGGSIPIVGDFQTFLGMESLLVGFALPDDRIHSPNEKYDLASFHKGQRSWARILEALTRK
- a CDS encoding phytanoyl-CoA dioxygenase family protein translates to MITTAQAKDAAEQYREEGYAIVRGFVDGDDLVRLRKETQAVYEEGLRHHATFRHGNLNFQVLPETHFDKRYVLQAYWFSWINRYFEEFRRNADYLKLLEGLIGRDIKQIAQQLHWKPPGANLTGYRFHQDIRFRNQADFDAIVESTVTTGLAVDRATVENGCLQVVPGSHKLGYLGLSDEGHGQLMKGVTAESELVAVGIDPANIVSLELEPGDLAMWNLLTVHGSAANKSAHDRAFALSSYVRADSTSRGEWAFKDGVSMPLGDKPKLCKYERLFEDPGPSYDTTAWWN
- a CDS encoding DoxX family membrane protein gives rise to the protein MATLSGVGEIVRPILPVLGPGTRFAALGILAMTASSS
- a CDS encoding ribonuclease D, with product MTIRFHKHDLPDLTHYDVDAVAIDTETLGLNPHRDRLCVVQISPGDGTADVIQIAPGQKKAPNLTALLKNRKVTKLFHFGRFDIAVLYNAFGVMAEPVFCTKIASRLTRTYTDRHGLKDICNELLGVSLSKQQQSSDWAAETLSPEQLEYAASDVLYLHRLRDVLAGRLEREGRAREAEACFRFLPTRAKLDLMGWGEEDIFAHS